A section of the Petrimonas sulfuriphila genome encodes:
- a CDS encoding glycoside hydrolase: MKRIKTVFLTLAVFSILHLSAAEYKASYFGIKSNGTTLNTTSIQKAIDYIHEKGGGTLVFYVGRYLTGTIELKSNVHIVLREGAILVGSTNIYDYNIEEPIFMPALVYANKASNISITGKGVIDGQGAEVAYNLVDQVHKGIVEDKLQLDRPATRRPGGIYFRECNHVSISGITIKNTAFWVQTYDQCENLRIDGITVDSKVFWNNDGLDIVDCKDVVVSNSFIDASDDAICFKSHDKTKRCENIEVRNCVARSSANGIKFGTVTSGGYKNIRIINNKVYDTFRSAFTIATPDGGKVEDIFVDSLYAYNTGNAIFLRIGTRWNKDKQGTIDNVTIQNMYAEIPATKPDAGYGYEGPIEDLPRNVSPAVIYGIPGVDINNVTLRNIEIVYPGGSNPNYAYRGTKPADLDSIPELIDSYPEFSNWKELPAWGLYVRHASNLTLENVTFTAKEKDYRPAVVFDDVKGATLSRMQYNVPGRGKDLIRHKSTRIIQK, encoded by the coding sequence ATGAAAAGAATAAAAACTGTTTTTCTGACACTTGCGGTGTTTTCTATTTTGCATCTATCAGCCGCTGAATACAAAGCATCATACTTTGGTATTAAGTCCAACGGCACCACGTTAAACACCACCTCTATTCAGAAGGCTATCGATTACATCCACGAAAAGGGAGGCGGCACACTGGTTTTCTATGTGGGGCGCTACCTGACCGGCACCATCGAATTGAAATCGAATGTGCATATTGTGCTCCGGGAAGGGGCCATACTGGTAGGATCAACCAACATATACGATTACAACATCGAAGAACCCATTTTTATGCCGGCATTGGTGTACGCCAACAAGGCAAGCAACATCTCCATAACCGGGAAGGGTGTGATTGACGGGCAGGGAGCCGAGGTGGCTTACAACTTGGTTGACCAGGTCCACAAGGGGATTGTTGAGGACAAGTTACAATTAGACCGTCCTGCAACCAGACGGCCAGGCGGTATTTATTTCCGGGAGTGTAACCATGTATCCATTAGCGGAATTACCATTAAGAACACCGCCTTTTGGGTTCAAACGTACGATCAGTGCGAGAATTTGCGAATTGACGGAATCACGGTCGACAGCAAAGTATTCTGGAACAATGACGGGCTGGATATTGTCGACTGCAAGGACGTAGTAGTGAGCAACTCTTTTATCGATGCTTCGGACGATGCCATCTGTTTCAAATCGCACGATAAAACCAAACGATGTGAGAATATCGAGGTGCGTAACTGCGTAGCCCGTTCAAGTGCCAACGGCATCAAATTCGGGACGGTCACTTCGGGCGGATACAAGAACATCCGCATCATCAACAACAAAGTATACGACACTTTCCGTTCCGCTTTTACTATTGCCACTCCCGATGGAGGAAAGGTGGAAGACATCTTTGTGGACAGCCTTTACGCTTATAATACCGGGAATGCTATTTTCTTACGTATCGGAACACGCTGGAATAAAGACAAACAAGGAACCATTGATAATGTTACCATCCAGAACATGTATGCGGAAATTCCTGCCACCAAACCGGACGCCGGCTACGGATACGAAGGACCGATCGAAGACCTTCCCCGCAACGTATCTCCCGCCGTCATATACGGTATCCCGGGAGTAGACATCAACAACGTGACCCTGCGCAATATCGAAATTGTGTACCCCGGCGGCAGCAATCCGAACTATGCCTATCGCGGTACTAAACCCGCAGACCTGGACAGTATCCCGGAATTGATTGACTCCTATCCGGAATTTTCCAACTGGAAGGAATTGCCGGCATGGGGGCTCTATGTACGTCACGCCAGCAATCTCACCTTGGAGAATGTGACCTTCACTGCCAAAGAGAAAGATTACCGTCCCGCCGTTGTGTTTGACGACGTAAAAGGAGCTACATTGTCCAGAATGCAATACAATGTTCCGGGCAGAGGAAAAGATCTCATCCGTCATAAATCAACCCGTATCATTCAAAAATAA
- a CDS encoding glycoside hydrolase family 2: MDRRSFIIRSAALSAGLVATGGVSLLGSDTLVDTNGKRRANIYTTFKNPDAKYHPFVRWWWNGNKVEKKEIIRELRLLKEAGVGGVEINPIDFPSTGDDLGIKSIRWLSDEWIDLLQVTFNEAKKLDMTCDLIVGSGWPFGAETLPHEERAQVALILAEELEGPMDYEVSRYHIFNETDPGVTDTFPGRTFEILSLKMVPEPMESLDQVIELSDQRHEELIQVKVPEGKHVFYALVKVNSFASVINGAPGAAGPILNHMDKEAVKKYLNHMSDTIQKKTGPLSNHLRAFFTDSMELEGCNWSADLADEFRKRRGYDLMPYLPFTMFKVGRLGAVVDENYGVKKSPEFEEIIRRVRFDFEYTKAELLYERFTQTYLEWCREQNVKSRAQAYGRGFFPLETSLGYDIPEGESWTTNWLRHKLGEEMSDEDYRRGRGYTMINKYVSSAAHLTGKRLISCEEMTNTYLVFNATLELLKIGSDQAIMSGITHSIWHGFNYSPPEAPFPGWVQYGSYYNENNNWWPYFKYLNRYKARISSLLQHADMYTDIAILPANYDMWGEMGVQTDPFPEKLNIPYTSIIWESINKNGGAADYVTEKIIQEAKIEKGKLCYGPKKYGILFLPEVKSMFPDTLAKLYEFVRGGGKIFAIECLPEKSLGLHNYKENDKKVSAWTDKLRAYSDRFVLTPKPDDLRYLEWYTGLQQKYQLPHYLEISRPDRYLMQTRYQADDKSEIFFFSNAHKHENRDTRITFSKEITRGRNPWILDPETGKSYRLKLDGNSLQLNLGPAESRIIVFNKERKGEYWEELPLNHPAAQFLNNNWEVELRHSREKWVKSTQMETLQDLKDTEHVRFTGTVVYKKRIQIHKKGAILNLGKVSGVSELFVNGKSQGVKWYGNRIYKLGDDVKTGENEIEVHVITTMGNYMQALTDNPTAQKYTNRKGREQEIQSMGLVGPVTVY; this comes from the coding sequence ATGGACAGACGATCTTTTATCATTCGTAGTGCGGCACTTTCCGCCGGTCTTGTAGCCACTGGGGGTGTTTCCCTGTTGGGATCCGACACACTTGTGGATACAAACGGAAAGCGTAGAGCCAATATCTATACCACATTTAAGAATCCGGATGCCAAATACCATCCTTTCGTCAGGTGGTGGTGGAACGGAAACAAAGTAGAAAAAAAAGAGATTATCAGAGAGTTACGCCTGTTGAAAGAAGCGGGTGTGGGTGGGGTTGAGATCAACCCTATCGACTTCCCTTCAACAGGAGATGATCTCGGCATCAAATCGATACGGTGGCTCAGTGACGAATGGATCGACCTGTTGCAGGTTACCTTCAATGAAGCTAAAAAACTGGATATGACCTGTGATCTGATCGTAGGTTCAGGTTGGCCTTTCGGTGCAGAAACGTTACCCCATGAAGAGCGTGCCCAGGTGGCACTGATACTCGCTGAGGAATTGGAAGGGCCAATGGACTATGAAGTCTCGCGTTACCATATTTTCAACGAGACGGATCCCGGAGTTACTGACACCTTTCCGGGCAGGACTTTTGAAATTCTTTCCCTGAAAATGGTTCCTGAACCCATGGAGAGTCTCGACCAGGTGATTGAATTATCGGACCAGCGGCATGAAGAACTTATCCAGGTTAAGGTGCCGGAAGGGAAGCATGTCTTTTATGCCTTGGTGAAAGTCAACTCCTTTGCCTCTGTGATCAACGGTGCACCCGGTGCTGCAGGTCCTATCCTGAACCATATGGACAAGGAAGCCGTAAAAAAGTACCTGAATCATATGTCCGACACCATCCAGAAAAAAACCGGCCCACTCTCCAACCACCTGAGGGCCTTCTTCACCGATTCGATGGAATTGGAGGGCTGTAACTGGAGTGCCGATCTCGCAGACGAGTTCAGAAAGAGAAGAGGTTACGACCTGATGCCCTATCTCCCTTTTACCATGTTCAAGGTCGGACGGCTGGGGGCTGTGGTGGATGAGAATTATGGCGTAAAGAAAAGTCCGGAGTTTGAAGAGATAATCCGTCGTGTCCGCTTTGACTTTGAATATACAAAGGCCGAATTGCTGTATGAACGTTTTACCCAAACCTACCTGGAGTGGTGTCGTGAACAAAACGTAAAATCAAGGGCTCAGGCCTACGGCAGGGGATTCTTCCCGTTGGAGACAAGCTTGGGGTACGACATCCCGGAAGGAGAATCGTGGACCACCAACTGGCTCCGCCACAAGCTCGGAGAAGAGATGTCGGATGAGGATTATCGCCGGGGGCGTGGTTATACCATGATCAACAAGTATGTTTCCTCCGCAGCACACCTTACCGGCAAACGATTGATCAGCTGTGAAGAGATGACCAACACTTACCTTGTTTTTAATGCTACATTGGAATTACTAAAAATAGGTTCGGATCAGGCAATCATGTCGGGGATTACCCATTCCATATGGCACGGATTCAACTATTCACCCCCGGAGGCACCTTTCCCGGGGTGGGTACAATACGGCTCCTACTATAACGAAAACAACAACTGGTGGCCCTATTTCAAGTACCTGAATCGCTACAAGGCCCGAATCTCATCTTTGTTACAGCATGCCGACATGTATACCGATATAGCCATACTGCCGGCCAACTACGACATGTGGGGTGAGATGGGTGTACAGACAGACCCCTTCCCCGAAAAACTGAATATCCCCTACACTTCCATCATCTGGGAATCTATCAATAAGAATGGAGGAGCAGCCGATTATGTAACCGAAAAAATCATTCAAGAGGCAAAAATTGAAAAAGGAAAACTCTGCTACGGACCCAAAAAGTACGGCATTTTGTTTTTGCCGGAGGTGAAGAGTATGTTTCCCGACACCTTGGCCAAGCTCTACGAGTTTGTCCGCGGGGGAGGAAAAATATTCGCTATTGAGTGCCTGCCAGAGAAATCATTGGGCCTGCACAATTACAAGGAGAACGACAAAAAGGTAAGCGCCTGGACGGATAAACTTCGTGCATATTCCGACCGCTTTGTCCTGACTCCCAAACCGGATGATCTCCGCTACCTGGAGTGGTATACCGGCTTACAGCAAAAATACCAACTGCCCCATTACCTGGAAATCAGCCGGCCCGACCGTTATCTGATGCAGACTCGTTATCAGGCAGATGACAAAAGTGAGATCTTCTTCTTCTCCAATGCCCACAAGCATGAAAACAGAGACACCCGGATCACTTTCTCCAAAGAAATTACCCGGGGACGTAATCCCTGGATACTGGATCCCGAGACGGGTAAATCGTATCGGTTGAAGCTTGATGGCAATAGCCTGCAATTAAACCTGGGGCCGGCAGAGTCCCGCATCATTGTCTTCAACAAAGAGCGGAAAGGTGAATATTGGGAAGAGCTGCCCTTGAATCACCCGGCCGCACAGTTCCTAAACAACAACTGGGAGGTGGAGCTCCGCCACAGCCGGGAGAAGTGGGTGAAGAGCACACAAATGGAAACATTACAGGATTTAAAAGATACCGAGCATGTCCGTTTCACCGGCACTGTGGTTTACAAGAAACGAATCCAGATTCATAAGAAAGGAGCCATTCTGAATCTGGGAAAGGTATCCGGTGTATCCGAACTGTTTGTCAATGGGAAATCACAAGGAGTAAAATGGTACGGTAACCGTATTTACAAGCTGGGTGATGATGTAAAAACCGGAGAGAATGAAATCGAGGTGCATGTCATCACAACCATGGGTAATTATATGCAGGCATTAACTGACAACCCCACTGCCCAGAAATACACGAACCGGAAAGGCAGGGAACAGGAAATCCAATCGATGGGACTGGTTGGACCTGTTACAGTTTATTAA
- a CDS encoding RagB/SusD family nutrient uptake outer membrane protein → MKKIFLYFLLMGFLFSACEDSLEVAPPNNLTDEMIQEILASGDEERIKLIMGGLVETLDANFRLAGDYSGFSSNPTNPLTNQDLFGNLRGNDIVLGEATLGSTGTYETYYNIDASFEPWKADSRGTTYTWWLLAATPHTNANKVLAYLDKQTVEQSGSKSLKDYRARALTVRAYGYMLLMERFQKAYLHGGKEGKGMPIYTEYGVNTPVAPASATETYDFIKADLKEAAQLFAESQIGNASDGFTTDKPNDIDRGVALFFLARTSLWTGDYATCITATQEILNKYPNFIAEEYYGIDNSRVSALAAGTDDVRANDNAFSSLSRNPETILGWVDGNGAQTYQFSNFNCFLEGNGGLSAYHMRIDNRLYEKMDDNDYRKSRFITTPVAYTYPTDNRERVLPKYTNLKWGATIAKQHNVRNNQLNCDYTYIRSSEVLLMLAEAQALAGQEGAAKATLNKLLAARTKEGSPTLTCDNYSSMAGLSVLDMVKLQWRIEMWGENGLEYSNSKRWNVDIDRNGSTVHWSSGKIYKVEHMTYEIPIQETSTNPNWF, encoded by the coding sequence ATGAAAAAGATATTTCTATATTTTTTATTGATGGGTTTTCTGTTTTCCGCATGTGAAGACAGCTTGGAAGTTGCCCCACCCAATAACCTCACAGACGAAATGATCCAGGAGATCCTGGCTTCGGGAGACGAAGAAAGGATTAAACTGATAATGGGCGGATTGGTGGAAACACTGGATGCCAATTTCAGGCTGGCCGGTGATTATTCCGGATTTAGCAGTAATCCGACAAATCCCCTTACCAACCAGGATCTGTTTGGCAATCTTAGGGGAAATGATATTGTATTGGGAGAAGCCACATTGGGAAGTACCGGCACATATGAAACATATTATAACATAGATGCCAGCTTTGAACCATGGAAAGCCGACAGTAGGGGTACTACTTACACCTGGTGGTTATTGGCAGCAACTCCCCATACCAATGCAAACAAGGTGCTGGCCTATCTGGATAAACAAACCGTTGAACAAAGCGGCAGCAAATCGCTGAAGGATTATCGGGCACGGGCACTGACCGTTCGTGCATATGGATATATGTTGCTGATGGAAAGATTTCAAAAAGCATACTTACATGGAGGTAAAGAAGGAAAAGGAATGCCGATCTATACCGAATATGGAGTGAATACCCCTGTAGCCCCTGCATCTGCCACCGAAACCTACGACTTCATCAAAGCGGACCTGAAAGAAGCTGCTCAACTTTTTGCGGAGTCTCAAATCGGAAATGCGAGCGATGGATTTACCACTGACAAGCCAAACGATATTGACCGTGGAGTAGCACTCTTCTTTCTTGCCCGCACATCGCTCTGGACAGGCGATTATGCTACCTGTATCACAGCTACCCAGGAGATTTTGAATAAATATCCCAATTTTATTGCTGAAGAGTATTACGGCATTGATAACTCCCGTGTAAGCGCCTTAGCCGCAGGTACGGATGATGTGAGAGCCAACGACAATGCATTCAGCAGCCTCAGCAGAAATCCTGAAACCATCTTGGGCTGGGTTGACGGAAACGGAGCTCAAACCTATCAGTTTAGCAATTTCAACTGCTTTCTGGAAGGCAACGGAGGTTTAAGTGCATACCATATGCGAATAGACAACAGGTTGTATGAAAAGATGGATGACAACGATTACCGTAAAAGCAGGTTTATTACAACACCGGTAGCCTATACTTATCCTACGGACAATAGAGAAAGGGTGCTTCCCAAATACACCAACCTGAAATGGGGTGCTACCATTGCCAAACAGCATAACGTCAGGAACAATCAACTAAACTGTGACTATACCTATATCCGTTCTTCGGAAGTATTGTTGATGCTGGCTGAAGCACAGGCTCTTGCCGGCCAGGAGGGTGCTGCAAAAGCAACGCTTAACAAATTACTTGCCGCAAGAACAAAAGAGGGTTCACCGACATTGACGTGTGACAATTACTCGTCTATGGCTGGCCTTTCTGTGCTGGATATGGTCAAACTGCAGTGGAGGATCGAAATGTGGGGAGAAAACGGGCTTGAATATTCCAACAGCAAACGCTGGAACGTAGATATTGACCGTAACGGATCAACGGTTCACTGGTCATCCGGAAAAATCTACAAAGTGGAACATATGACCTATGAAATCCCTATTCAGGAGACCTCTACGAACCCGAATTGGTTCTAA